Proteins encoded within one genomic window of Bombus vancouverensis nearcticus chromosome 4, iyBomVanc1_principal, whole genome shotgun sequence:
- the LOC117161420 gene encoding leptin receptor overlapping transcript-like 1 isoform X2 has translation MIRLNITLLLLLSLLSNFYILVLLAFGGSIGMTFVILGCALPVYKVWWPLFVILFYILAPIPTIIARRYTNDFDNNPNPCLELAVFITTGFVVSSFALPIVLARSPIDEPVIQWGACYLTLSGNIIIYLTLVGLFATFDQDGVGYNTC, from the exons ATGATACGTCTAAACATAACCTTACTACTGTTATTGTCATTGCTGTCAAATTTTTATAT ATTAGTACTTTTGGCATTTGGTGGCTCTATTGGTATGACATTTGTTATACTAGGTTGTGCTTTACCTgtatataa AGTATGGTGGCCACTTTTTGTCATACTATTTTACATATTAGCACCAATTCCAACTATAATTGCACGTCGTTATACAAATGATTTTGACAATAATCCTAATCCATGTTTGGAGTTAGCAGTATTCATTACTACAGGTTTCGTTGTATCATCATTTGCTCTTCCTATTGTCTTAGCTCGGTCTCCAATCGATGAACCAGTG ATACAATGGGGCGCTTGTTACTTGACTTTATCaggtaatattattatatatctaaCTCTAGTCGGACTTTTTGCAACCTTTGATCAGGATGGTGTTGGATATAACACATGTTGA
- the LOC117161420 gene encoding leptin receptor overlapping transcript-like 1 isoform X1: MTFVILGCALPVYKVWWPLFVILFYILAPIPTIIARRYTNDFDNNPNPCLELAVFITTGFVVSSFALPIVLARSPIDEPVIQWGACYLTLSGNIIIYLTLVGLFATFDQDGVGYNTC, from the exons ATGACATTTGTTATACTAGGTTGTGCTTTACCTgtatataa AGTATGGTGGCCACTTTTTGTCATACTATTTTACATATTAGCACCAATTCCAACTATAATTGCACGTCGTTATACAAATGATTTTGACAATAATCCTAATCCATGTTTGGAGTTAGCAGTATTCATTACTACAGGTTTCGTTGTATCATCATTTGCTCTTCCTATTGTCTTAGCTCGGTCTCCAATCGATGAACCAGTG ATACAATGGGGCGCTTGTTACTTGACTTTATCaggtaatattattatatatctaaCTCTAGTCGGACTTTTTGCAACCTTTGATCAGGATGGTGTTGGATATAACACATGTTGA